Proteins from one Cryptomeria japonica chromosome 4, Sugi_1.0, whole genome shotgun sequence genomic window:
- the LOC131047687 gene encoding uncharacterized protein LOC131047687, with product MALAMLSKRICSQLMPRHSQIPLPVCNTIFRSISKRTKYIKEVDLADFLKAVGNGVETHTEKLANEIGDLQQLLTTRTLKLKKIGIPCKQRKLILRFTHKYRLGLWRPRAVDLKK from the exons ATGGCATTGGCCATGCTTTCTAAAAGAATTTGTTCACAACTTATGCCTCGGCATTCTCAGATTCCTTTGCCTGTCTGCAACACCATTTTCCGAAGCATCTCCAAACGAACCAAATACATAA AGGAAGTAGATCTAGCAGATTTCTTGAAGGCTGTAGGCAATGGAGTTGAGACGCATACTGAAAAACTTGCAAATGAAATTGGAGATTTGCAACAGCTGCTCACCACCAGAACTTTAAAGCTCAAGAAGATAGGGATTCCTTGCAAACAG AGAAAATTGATTTTACGATTTACACACAAGTACAGGCTAGGATTATGGAGACCAAGGGCGGTTGATTTAAAAAAGTAG